Proteins encoded together in one Chitinophaga lutea window:
- a CDS encoding RagB/SusD family nutrient uptake outer membrane protein encodes MKHIISILIIAILLFTGCKKGFFDNAPKDLQTIDMVFQNKLEAENWLAGVYNRLPDVWADGNVTGRGLAELSDELELSSPSAIGAGSLSSQSAINVYTNYYQAIRLANIFMANINNSKTNLLKEPNGAELIRQYTGEARFLRANYYWMLIRLYGPVVLVGDRVAGVDDNFQLPRNTWKECIDYILAEMDSAKALVPEKHIVPSSGADDLSQTGRITKLIVDAVKSQVMLYDASPLFNGNADFAAFKNTDGKQLMNLTADPSKWAKAAAAAKATIDYAEASGKKLYRVTNTDPFLAAVNSLRGLFLTGWSDEGIWIRTNTAYAVWEEDAAPRAANGTKTNAVLSLPQEMVDKYRMINGRNIDESGSNYVEAGFTNTAKANFYVAGTSNMYVNREPRFYVNVTFNGSTVPFVPKTGVTRVEFWPAGNSGNANGSQTMFPKTGYLVRKNTNVSRNLQTNAGNVVRPAMYIRLAELYLNYAEALNESNPGHTDVLTYLNAVRTRAGIPAVAPGLDQAAMRALIQRERCIELAYEGHRFYDIRRWKIVNQPEGRQAGEFHGMNVFTGQGLGDVAYYARTRTSTRIWYDRYNLLPLPQSEVNKNLKMVQTLGY; translated from the coding sequence ATGAAACACATCATATCAATTTTGATCATCGCGATACTCCTGTTCACCGGCTGTAAAAAAGGCTTTTTCGACAATGCGCCGAAAGACCTGCAGACCATCGACATGGTGTTCCAGAACAAACTGGAAGCGGAAAACTGGCTGGCCGGCGTTTACAACCGCCTGCCCGACGTATGGGCCGACGGCAACGTAACCGGCAGGGGCCTGGCGGAACTGAGCGACGAACTGGAACTCTCATCGCCCTCCGCCATTGGGGCCGGCAGCCTCAGCAGCCAGAGCGCCATCAACGTGTACACGAACTATTACCAGGCCATCCGCCTCGCCAATATTTTTATGGCCAACATCAATAACAGCAAAACCAACCTGCTGAAGGAACCGAACGGCGCGGAGCTCATCCGCCAGTATACGGGCGAAGCGCGTTTCCTGCGGGCGAACTACTACTGGATGCTGATCAGGCTCTACGGGCCGGTGGTACTGGTAGGCGACCGGGTGGCGGGCGTGGACGATAACTTCCAGCTGCCCCGCAATACCTGGAAGGAATGTATCGACTACATCCTTGCCGAAATGGACTCCGCCAAGGCGCTGGTGCCGGAAAAACACATCGTGCCTTCTTCCGGCGCGGACGACCTGTCGCAAACCGGCCGCATCACCAAACTCATCGTGGACGCCGTGAAAAGCCAGGTGATGCTGTACGACGCCAGCCCGCTGTTTAACGGCAACGCGGATTTTGCCGCCTTCAAAAACACCGACGGCAAGCAGCTCATGAACCTCACCGCCGATCCGTCGAAGTGGGCGAAAGCAGCAGCGGCCGCCAAAGCGACGATCGACTATGCGGAGGCCAGCGGCAAAAAATTATACAGAGTCACCAATACCGATCCCTTCCTGGCCGCGGTGAACTCACTGCGGGGATTGTTCCTGACAGGCTGGAGCGATGAAGGTATCTGGATCAGGACGAATACGGCCTATGCGGTATGGGAGGAAGATGCGGCGCCCCGCGCGGCGAACGGCACCAAAACCAACGCCGTATTGTCGCTGCCGCAGGAGATGGTCGATAAATACCGCATGATCAATGGCAGGAACATCGATGAAAGCGGCAGCAACTACGTGGAAGCGGGGTTCACCAACACCGCGAAAGCCAACTTCTACGTGGCCGGCACGTCCAACATGTACGTGAACCGCGAGCCGCGGTTTTATGTGAACGTGACCTTCAATGGCTCCACCGTTCCCTTCGTGCCTAAAACGGGCGTTACGCGCGTGGAATTCTGGCCGGCGGGCAACTCCGGCAACGCCAACGGCAGCCAGACGATGTTCCCCAAAACGGGGTACCTCGTACGCAAGAACACCAACGTAAGCCGCAACCTCCAGACCAACGCCGGCAACGTGGTGCGCCCGGCGATGTATATCCGCCTGGCGGAACTGTACCTCAACTACGCCGAAGCGCTCAATGAATCCAATCCCGGTCACACGGATGTGCTGACGTATCTCAACGCGGTACGCACCCGCGCAGGCATCCCGGCCGTAGCGCCCGGTCTGGACCAGGCCGCCATGCGCGCGCTCATCCAGCGCGAACGCTGCATCGAGCTGGCTTACGAAGGCCACCGCTTCTATGACATCCGTCGCTGGAAAATCGTCAACCAGCCGGAAGGCCGGCAGGCAGGGGAATTCCACGGCATGAACGTGTTCACGGGCCAGGGGCTCGGCGATGTGGCCTACTACGCCCGCACCAGAACGAGCACCCGCATCTGGTACGACCGTTACAACCTGCTGCCGTTGCCGCAGAGTGAAGTCAATAAAAATTTAAAAATGGTGCAAACCCTCGGATACTAA